One Pseudomonas lalucatii genomic window carries:
- a CDS encoding glycosyltransferase family 4 protein, translating to MATVETAVMSASPLYIALISETFPPEINGVANTLGRLADGLRARGHCLQLVRPRQAGDQGQKSSEQLLLTRGWPLPGYPGLQWGQPALRKLLRHWRQRRPDVLYIATEGPLGLSALRAARRLGIAVVSGFHTNFQQYTGHYGIGLLARAMTAYLRWFHNRSRLTLVPSASQQLELQRRGFERLVLLARGVDGQLFHPAKRSTELRRSWGLAEEDIAVLHVGRLAAEKNLGLLVQGFRALQAAQPQRRLKLILVGDGPQRASLQQQLPEARFCGLQRGEALAAHYASGDLFLFPSLSETFGNVVLEALASGLGVVAFDQAAAAQHIRHGHNGALATAKDSQGFIEAAQWLLDDPESLRRVRLNARQHAAREGWAGIVELFERQLRGALDPGCGPARASPAPWPGVEERH from the coding sequence ATGGCGACAGTCGAGACTGCGGTCATGAGCGCATCCCCCCTGTATATCGCCCTGATCAGCGAAACCTTCCCGCCGGAAATCAACGGCGTGGCCAATACCCTCGGCCGCCTGGCCGACGGCCTGCGCGCCCGCGGCCACTGCCTGCAGCTGGTGCGCCCGCGGCAGGCCGGCGACCAGGGCCAGAAGAGCAGCGAGCAGCTGCTGCTGACCCGCGGCTGGCCGCTGCCCGGCTACCCCGGCCTGCAGTGGGGCCAGCCGGCCCTGCGCAAGCTGCTGCGCCACTGGCGGCAACGCCGGCCCGACGTGCTCTACATCGCCACCGAGGGCCCCCTGGGCCTGTCCGCCCTGCGCGCCGCCCGGCGCCTGGGGATTGCGGTGGTCAGCGGCTTCCACACCAACTTCCAGCAATACACCGGCCACTACGGCATCGGCCTGCTGGCCCGCGCCATGACCGCCTACCTGCGCTGGTTCCACAACCGCTCGCGCCTGACCCTGGTGCCCAGCGCCAGCCAGCAGCTCGAGCTGCAGCGGCGCGGCTTCGAACGCCTGGTGCTGCTGGCCCGCGGCGTCGACGGCCAGCTGTTCCACCCGGCCAAGCGCTCGACCGAGCTGCGCCGCAGCTGGGGCCTGGCCGAGGAGGATATCGCCGTGCTGCACGTCGGCCGCCTGGCCGCGGAGAAGAACCTCGGCCTGCTGGTGCAGGGCTTTCGCGCCCTGCAGGCGGCCCAGCCGCAGCGGCGCCTGAAACTGATCCTGGTGGGCGACGGTCCGCAGCGCGCCAGCCTCCAGCAGCAGCTGCCGGAGGCCCGGTTCTGCGGCCTGCAGCGCGGCGAGGCGCTGGCCGCCCACTACGCCTCGGGCGACCTGTTCCTCTTTCCCAGCCTCTCGGAAACCTTCGGCAACGTGGTGCTCGAGGCCCTGGCGTCCGGCCTCGGCGTGGTCGCCTTCGACCAGGCCGCGGCAGCGCAACATATCCGCCACGGGCATAACGGCGCGCTGGCCACCGCCAAGGACTCCCAGGGGTTCATCGAGGCGGCGCAGTGGCTGCTGGACGATCCGGAGAGCCTGCGCCGGGTGCGCCTGAACGCCCGCCAGCATGCCGCCCGCGAGGGCTGGGCCGGCATTGTCGAGCTGTTCGAACGTCAGCTGCGCGGCGCCCTCGACCCGGGCTGCGGGCCGGCCCGCGCAAGCCCGGCCCCCTGGCCGGGCGTCGAAGAACGTCACTAG
- a CDS encoding ATP-grasp domain-containing protein: MHGRIASQQPIVILSHVLHPAVVEGFLPAARQRGRPVLLISDHAQEHRRRLAELEVPADGLQVLECDVFNPLAVVELLDAQGLRPAAVFSNSDHLQTAAALVAELFGCPGKDWRLCYAAKNKAAMRERLQRLGLPGPWFQVLTPGAELPSDAPYPLVAKPREGVASLDVRLCRDAVELADYCAQFWRQQPRRALLLEAYLEGPLFTLETLGDGHNLRAVGGFDVELSPAPHFIEQAARWNGALSQAQRAAALAQVAAFGINFGVCHSEFILTAAGPVLVEINYRSIGDGREFLLDRLLPGGWFAPILALHLGEPLATADADAGDACALVHYLIAARDGQLRQAPASFEQQRPGHWCDYRALRQVGDAIRLSHSNKDYLGVLRLIAPDAASLDAQLATILADLRWEQA; encoded by the coding sequence ATGCACGGTCGCATCGCCTCGCAACAGCCCATCGTCATCCTCAGCCACGTGCTGCACCCGGCCGTCGTCGAGGGCTTCCTGCCCGCGGCGCGCCAGCGTGGCCGGCCGGTGCTGCTGATCAGCGACCATGCCCAGGAGCACCGCCGCCGCCTCGCCGAGCTGGAGGTGCCGGCGGACGGCCTGCAGGTGCTGGAGTGCGACGTGTTCAACCCCCTGGCGGTGGTGGAGCTGCTCGACGCCCAGGGCCTGCGCCCGGCGGCGGTGTTCAGCAACAGCGACCACCTGCAGACCGCTGCCGCCCTGGTCGCCGAACTGTTCGGCTGCCCCGGCAAGGACTGGCGCCTGTGCTACGCGGCGAAGAACAAGGCCGCCATGCGCGAGCGCCTGCAGCGCCTGGGCCTGCCCGGGCCCTGGTTCCAGGTGCTGACGCCCGGCGCCGAACTGCCGAGCGATGCGCCCTACCCGCTGGTGGCCAAGCCTCGCGAAGGCGTCGCCAGCCTGGATGTGCGCCTGTGCCGCGACGCCGTCGAGCTGGCCGACTACTGCGCGCAGTTCTGGCGCCAACAGCCCCGCCGCGCCCTGCTGCTGGAGGCCTACCTCGAGGGCCCGCTGTTCACCCTGGAGACCCTCGGCGACGGTCACAACCTGCGGGCCGTCGGCGGCTTCGATGTCGAACTGTCGCCGGCGCCGCACTTCATCGAGCAGGCGGCGCGCTGGAACGGTGCGCTGAGCCAGGCCCAGCGGGCCGCGGCGCTGGCCCAGGTGGCGGCCTTCGGCATCAATTTCGGCGTCTGCCACAGCGAGTTCATCCTCACCGCCGCGGGGCCGGTGCTGGTGGAGATCAACTACCGCAGCATCGGCGACGGCCGCGAGTTCCTCCTCGACCGCCTGCTGCCCGGTGGCTGGTTCGCCCCCATCCTCGCCCTGCACCTGGGCGAGCCCTTGGCCACCGCCGACGCCGACGCCGGCGACGCCTGCGCCCTGGTGCACTACCTGATCGCCGCGCGGGACGGCCAGCTGCGCCAGGCGCCGGCCAGCTTCGAGCAGCAGCGCCCCGGCCACTGGTGCGACTACCGCGCCCTGCGCCAGGTCGGCGACGCCATCCGCCTGAGCCACTCGAACAAGGACTACCTCGGCGTGCTGCGGCTGATCGCCCCGGATGCCGCCAGCCTCGACGCCCAGCTGGCGACGATCCTCGCCGACCTGCGCTGGGAGCAGGCATGA
- a CDS encoding TonB-dependent receptor family protein encodes MTPNRLLSLPLSLLSLAIAHPVLAEQRAEQATLAPMVIKGDVLGSASDEEVRTYPGSRSVVDAEELSKASVRGLDDALQRVPGIKVFDETGTGALPQIAVRGLYESRSGRVQVLSDGIPLALAPYGQTSLSLFPQTLATVERIDIVRGGAAVQYGPNNVGGVINFISRPIPRQWETTLQEKATFAPGGRSLWDSYLGTGGYLTDNFGLQLDLNTITGEYGREHSDSEVQNYRLRGQWDIDDSRSLSFGVQRYKADLDLAGALSVADYKDDPRQSTRDLDRFEGDSDRVWGTYSQYLGAMGPFDAVEFSWTNFAQHSYRNFLIGLPFTPDATPTTFQDAPRDFRVWGSEPRLSLSLDGDSVSQTWLLGARLVKEDVDFEVNRQNLGTGAHSVIRDWTFDDEAKAAYVSNEIKLLDGRLTLTPGVRYEHARMEYADGVSGVERQSIAEEWLPGLSLGYQLDDAWFLYANAQKSLRVPQITSIVKDGDVAAELAWNYETGVRYTPWQGLRVDLGLYRIDFEDQIEYNRSNDRFENLGSTRHQGLESEVFWTPAALPNLDLHAGYAYLDSEQRAGAFAGNEVPFASRHQITLDGRYRFAEVWTYSLDGLYVSGAYTDAANSRDENANASVGRLPAYWLWNTAIEREFKLDDGSLLTTSAGVSNLFDRQYYFRGIDTSPWGRQPAPGRTLTLGVNYRF; translated from the coding sequence ATGACCCCCAACCGTTTGCTTTCCCTGCCCCTCAGCCTGCTGAGCCTGGCCATCGCCCACCCCGTCCTCGCCGAACAGCGCGCGGAGCAAGCCACCCTCGCCCCCATGGTGATCAAGGGCGACGTGCTGGGCAGCGCCAGCGACGAGGAAGTGCGCACCTACCCGGGCAGCCGCAGCGTCGTCGACGCCGAAGAGCTGAGCAAGGCCAGCGTGCGCGGCCTCGACGACGCCCTGCAGCGCGTCCCCGGCATCAAGGTGTTCGACGAGACCGGCACCGGCGCCCTGCCGCAGATCGCCGTGCGCGGCCTCTACGAGAGCCGCAGCGGCCGTGTCCAGGTGCTCTCCGACGGCATCCCGCTGGCCCTGGCGCCCTACGGCCAGACCAGCCTGTCGCTGTTCCCGCAGACCCTGGCCACGGTCGAGCGCATCGACATCGTGCGCGGCGGTGCCGCCGTGCAGTACGGACCGAACAACGTCGGCGGGGTGATCAACTTCATCAGCCGGCCCATCCCCCGCCAGTGGGAAACCACCCTGCAGGAGAAGGCCACCTTCGCCCCGGGCGGGCGCAGCCTGTGGGACAGCTACCTCGGCACCGGCGGCTACCTCACCGACAACTTCGGCCTGCAGCTGGACCTCAACACCATCACCGGCGAATACGGCCGCGAGCACTCCGACAGCGAGGTGCAGAACTATCGCCTGCGCGGCCAGTGGGACATCGATGACAGCCGCAGCCTGAGCTTCGGCGTGCAGCGCTACAAGGCCGACCTGGACCTGGCCGGCGCCCTCAGCGTGGCCGACTACAAGGACGACCCGCGCCAGTCGACCCGCGACCTGGACCGTTTCGAGGGCGACAGCGACCGCGTCTGGGGCACCTACAGCCAGTACCTGGGCGCCATGGGCCCGTTCGACGCGGTGGAGTTCAGCTGGACCAACTTCGCCCAGCACAGCTACCGCAACTTCCTCATCGGCCTGCCCTTCACCCCCGACGCCACGCCGACCACCTTCCAGGACGCGCCGCGGGACTTCCGCGTCTGGGGCAGCGAGCCGCGCCTGAGCCTGAGCCTGGACGGCGACAGCGTCAGCCAGACCTGGCTGCTCGGCGCGCGGCTGGTCAAGGAGGACGTCGACTTCGAGGTCAACCGGCAGAACCTCGGCACCGGCGCCCACAGCGTGATCCGCGACTGGACCTTCGACGACGAGGCCAAGGCCGCCTATGTCAGCAACGAGATCAAGCTGCTCGACGGCCGCCTGACCCTGACCCCCGGCGTGCGCTACGAGCACGCGCGCATGGAGTACGCCGACGGCGTCAGCGGCGTGGAGCGCCAGAGCATCGCCGAGGAATGGCTGCCGGGCCTGAGCCTGGGCTACCAGCTCGACGACGCCTGGTTCCTCTACGCCAACGCGCAGAAGTCGCTGCGCGTGCCGCAGATCACCTCGATCGTCAAGGACGGCGACGTCGCCGCCGAGCTGGCCTGGAACTACGAGACGGGCGTGCGCTACACCCCCTGGCAGGGCCTGCGCGTCGACCTCGGCCTGTACCGCATCGATTTCGAGGATCAGATCGAATACAACCGCAGCAACGACCGCTTCGAGAACCTCGGCAGCACCCGCCACCAGGGCCTCGAGAGCGAGGTGTTCTGGACCCCGGCGGCGCTGCCGAACCTCGACCTGCACGCCGGCTACGCCTACCTCGACAGCGAGCAGCGCGCCGGTGCCTTCGCCGGCAACGAGGTGCCCTTCGCCTCCCGCCACCAGATCACCCTGGACGGCCGCTACCGCTTCGCCGAGGTCTGGACCTACAGCCTGGACGGCCTGTATGTCAGCGGCGCCTATACCGATGCGGCCAACAGCCGCGACGAGAACGCCAACGCCTCGGTCGGCCGCCTGCCGGCCTACTGGCTGTGGAACACCGCCATCGAGCGCGAGTTCAAGCTCGACGACGGCAGCCTGCTGACCACCTCCGCCGGGGTCAGCAACCTGTTCGACCGCCAGTACTACTTCCGCGGCATCGACACCAGCCCCTGGGGCCGCCAGCCGGCACCCGGCCGCACCCTGACCCTCGGCGTCAACTACCGCTTCTGA
- a CDS encoding IucA/IucC family protein: MNAARDAAVIGQRIIDCCLREDLRGLLSRGRVQPLPRALASHWPQPADGHWLHIAHLGAGELWLPVRRGAPLQAWSACGDAWLWRQAGRVEPEQGYRRWLEHLGQGLDADSLALFAAYRDEADCAAQHRSLCRAAQRRHGPALARVLEEPDWGRRLLGIDRLASYLDHPFYPTARAKSGFDAAALAAYAPEFGPRFRLNWLAVPRAELHLSSPPPALWPRFAEVGLDPDLAASHALLPVHPLTWAQLQRHGLPAGAHQAPSSALEVEPTLSVRTLMCVAQPELHIKLPLLVSTLGARNLRLIKPSTLYDGHWFQTCLQALAGRDAALGARYLHVDEQHGGHAAEQRHLAYLVRRYPAGLEDCTLVPVAALASPQADGRLFVAQLVERFHGGDLQRWWQDYLELLLQVHLRLWLGYGIALEANQQNAVLIFQAGRPLRLLMKDNDAARLWPARFAAACPDLAQCPDALRDERIRVDGWRALAEMFCTITLQLNIVAPLEAIADAGLAPRAALYAELRARLHACLAQLEDEGLDTAEARCFLLDSPQLPVKYLLSAGSLLSKAQSGAADINKFYGYSAANFLLEDGPCSAD; the protein is encoded by the coding sequence ATGAACGCCGCCCGCGACGCGGCCGTGATCGGCCAGCGCATCATCGACTGCTGCCTGCGCGAGGACCTGCGCGGCCTGCTCAGCCGTGGCCGGGTGCAGCCCCTGCCCCGGGCCCTGGCCAGCCACTGGCCGCAACCGGCCGACGGTCACTGGCTGCACATCGCCCACCTCGGCGCCGGCGAGCTGTGGCTGCCGGTGCGCCGCGGCGCGCCGCTGCAGGCCTGGAGCGCCTGTGGCGACGCCTGGTTGTGGCGGCAGGCCGGACGGGTCGAGCCGGAACAGGGCTACCGGCGCTGGCTGGAGCACCTGGGCCAGGGCCTGGACGCCGACAGCCTGGCGCTGTTCGCCGCCTACCGGGACGAGGCCGACTGCGCGGCGCAGCACCGCAGCCTGTGCCGGGCCGCCCAGCGCCGGCACGGGCCGGCGCTGGCCCGGGTGCTCGAGGAGCCCGACTGGGGCCGGCGCCTGCTCGGTATCGACCGCCTGGCCAGCTACCTCGACCACCCCTTCTACCCCACCGCCCGGGCCAAGAGCGGCTTCGACGCCGCGGCGCTGGCGGCCTACGCCCCGGAGTTCGGCCCGCGCTTTCGCCTCAACTGGCTGGCCGTGCCCCGCGCCGAGCTGCACCTGAGCAGCCCGCCGCCGGCGCTCTGGCCGCGCTTCGCCGAAGTCGGCCTGGACCCGGACCTGGCCGCCAGTCATGCCCTGCTGCCGGTGCACCCGCTGACCTGGGCGCAGCTGCAGCGGCACGGCCTGCCGGCCGGCGCGCACCAGGCGCCCTCGAGCGCCCTGGAGGTGGAGCCGACCCTCTCGGTGCGCACCCTGATGTGCGTCGCCCAGCCCGAGCTGCACATCAAGCTGCCGCTGCTGGTCAGCACCCTGGGCGCGCGCAACCTGCGCCTGATCAAGCCCAGCACCCTGTACGACGGCCACTGGTTCCAGACCTGCCTGCAGGCGCTGGCCGGGCGCGACGCCGCGCTGGGCGCGCGCTACCTGCACGTCGACGAGCAGCACGGCGGCCACGCCGCCGAGCAGCGCCACCTGGCCTACCTGGTGCGCCGCTACCCGGCCGGGCTGGAGGACTGCACCCTGGTGCCGGTGGCGGCCCTGGCCAGTCCCCAGGCCGACGGCCGGCTGTTCGTCGCGCAGCTGGTCGAGCGCTTCCATGGCGGCGACCTGCAGCGCTGGTGGCAGGACTACCTGGAGCTGCTGCTGCAGGTGCACCTGCGTCTGTGGCTGGGCTACGGCATCGCCCTGGAGGCCAACCAGCAGAACGCCGTGCTGATCTTCCAGGCCGGCCGCCCGCTGCGCCTGCTGATGAAGGACAACGACGCCGCCCGCCTGTGGCCGGCACGCTTCGCCGCGGCCTGCCCGGACCTGGCGCAGTGCCCGGACGCCCTGCGCGACGAGCGCATCCGCGTCGACGGCTGGCGCGCCCTGGCCGAGATGTTCTGCACCATCACCCTGCAGCTGAACATAGTCGCGCCCCTGGAAGCCATCGCCGACGCCGGCCTGGCCCCGCGCGCGGCGCTGTACGCCGAACTGCGCGCACGCCTGCACGCCTGCCTCGCGCAGCTCGAAGACGAGGGTCTGGATACCGCGGAGGCACGGTGCTTCCTGCTCGACAGCCCGCAGCTGCCGGTGAAGTACCTGCTGAGCGCCGGCAGCCTGCTGAGCAAGGCGCAATCCGGCGCCGCCGACATCAACAAGTTCTACGGCTACAGCGCGGCGAACTTCCTCCTGGAGGACGGCCCATGCAGCGCCGACTGA
- a CDS encoding MFS transporter: MQRRLIASVLLGHYLSAFTALGIPLYLPRILADLAPDAPLWSIGVLFVLPTLCTALAAPLWGRLADRHGCRLSLLRAHLGLCAGFLLAGFSPNLALFVLALVIQGTFGGAMAASNAYLATQLDKDGLARALNWTQYSARLAMISGPILLGLLTAQGLGLELYRWLAPLPLLAFALVLPLPADRPRRPARAAGSATTNIRLPGDLQRLLAVQFLFSFAMVVTFPYFVPYGEGLGIANDALLGLLYSLPHGVYLLALPWAQRRAANPLGVGLALLALGNALQFAIVQPEPLLALRLLSGAGMLLAFVGLHRCLSQRSRQGGAGRLFGWYDASGKWAGTVAGVSAGLLSQGYGIASPFLVACVAACAALLLARPLVACPRELPA, translated from the coding sequence ATGCAGCGCCGACTGATCGCCAGCGTGCTGCTCGGCCACTACCTGTCGGCCTTCACCGCCCTGGGCATCCCCCTGTACCTGCCGCGCATCCTCGCCGACCTGGCGCCGGACGCGCCGCTGTGGAGCATCGGCGTGCTGTTCGTCCTGCCGACCCTGTGCACCGCCCTGGCGGCGCCGCTCTGGGGCCGCCTGGCGGATCGCCACGGCTGCCGCCTGTCGCTGCTGCGCGCGCACCTCGGCCTGTGCGCCGGCTTCCTGCTGGCCGGCTTCAGCCCCAACTTGGCGCTGTTCGTTCTGGCGCTGGTGATCCAGGGCACCTTCGGCGGCGCCATGGCGGCGTCCAACGCCTACCTGGCCACCCAGCTGGACAAGGACGGCCTGGCGCGGGCGCTGAACTGGACCCAGTACTCGGCACGCCTGGCGATGATCAGCGGGCCGATCCTGCTCGGCCTGCTCACCGCCCAGGGCCTGGGCCTGGAGCTGTACCGCTGGCTGGCGCCACTGCCGTTGCTGGCCTTCGCCCTGGTCCTGCCGCTGCCGGCCGACCGGCCGCGGCGGCCGGCGCGTGCCGCGGGGAGCGCCACGACGAATATCCGGCTGCCCGGAGACCTGCAGCGCCTGCTCGCCGTGCAGTTCCTGTTCAGCTTCGCCATGGTGGTGACCTTCCCCTACTTCGTGCCCTACGGCGAGGGGCTGGGCATCGCCAACGACGCCCTGCTCGGCCTGCTCTACAGCCTGCCCCACGGCGTCTACCTGCTGGCCCTGCCCTGGGCCCAGCGGCGGGCGGCCAACCCCCTGGGCGTCGGCCTGGCGCTGCTGGCCCTGGGCAACGCCCTGCAGTTCGCCATCGTCCAGCCCGAACCGCTGCTGGCCCTGCGCCTGCTCAGCGGCGCCGGCATGCTGCTGGCCTTCGTCGGCCTGCACCGCTGCCTCAGCCAGCGCAGCCGCCAGGGCGGCGCCGGCCGCCTGTTCGGCTGGTACGACGCCAGCGGCAAGTGGGCCGGCACCGTCGCCGGCGTCAGCGCCGGGCTGCTCAGCCAGGGCTACGGCATCGCCTCACCCTTCCTCGTCGCCTGTGTCGCCGCCTGCGCGGCCCTGCTGTTGGCGCGCCCCCTAGTCGCCTGTCCACGGGAGCTACCCGCATGA
- a CDS encoding malate dehydrogenase: MNKLSIVGVGMVGEAAAQIIAREEFCRELMLLDVQGELAQGKALDVWQAAVESGSDTRVYGGSNAELLQDSDLVVITAGVPRKPGQSRQDVLSINLPILDGIMLDIKRHAPAATVLVVSNPVDVLTYRAWSLSGLGRGKVFGQAGVLDTARMKCFIAEETGFSARDITALVLGGHGDSMVPLMRYCAVGSVPLSHFLSSQQIERIVERTRQGGGEILGLKKLGSACDAPGVAIAQMVDAIANGRNRILPAVAILEGEYGRTDIAMGVPCVLAEEGIARVLELPLDAQEQAMFDRSADQVVRDIAEMKAM; encoded by the coding sequence GTGAACAAGCTATCAATTGTGGGTGTCGGGATGGTGGGTGAGGCCGCGGCCCAGATCATCGCCCGGGAAGAGTTCTGTCGTGAGTTGATGTTGCTTGATGTGCAGGGTGAGTTGGCACAGGGCAAGGCGCTGGACGTCTGGCAGGCGGCAGTTGAGTCGGGTTCCGATACCCGGGTTTACGGCGGGTCCAATGCCGAACTGCTGCAGGATTCTGACCTGGTGGTGATTACGGCGGGAGTGCCCCGCAAGCCAGGTCAGTCGCGCCAGGACGTCTTGAGTATCAATCTGCCAATTCTCGATGGCATCATGCTGGACATTAAGCGTCATGCGCCGGCGGCGACGGTGTTGGTGGTGTCGAACCCAGTCGACGTGCTGACCTATCGGGCTTGGTCTCTCAGCGGGCTGGGACGCGGCAAGGTGTTCGGCCAGGCGGGGGTGCTGGATACGGCGCGCATGAAGTGTTTCATTGCCGAGGAGACAGGGTTTTCTGCTCGGGATATCACGGCGCTGGTGCTGGGCGGACATGGCGATAGCATGGTGCCGCTGATGCGCTACTGTGCGGTCGGTTCGGTGCCGCTGTCTCACTTCCTGTCCAGTCAGCAGATAGAGCGGATTGTGGAGCGCACACGCCAGGGCGGCGGCGAGATTCTGGGACTGAAGAAGCTGGGGAGCGCCTGCGATGCGCCGGGCGTGGCAATTGCTCAGATGGTGGATGCTATCGCCAATGGGCGAAACCGCATTTTGCCGGCGGTCGCGATTCTCGAAGGCGAGTACGGGCGAACAGATATCGCCATGGGTGTCCCCTGTGTGCTGGCAGAGGAGGGGATTGCGCGGGTGCTCGAGTTGCCTCTGGATGCGCAGGAGCAGGCGATGTTCGACCGCTCGGCAGATCAGGTGGTGCGTGATATCGCTGAAATGAAGGCTATGTGA
- a CDS encoding HpcH/HpaI aldolase family protein, with product MLRPSTVFAQLERGETVYGLLNSLASPLLCEMIGHAGYDFVILDLEHLLRDGDELMHCLRACEAAGLAPWVRVPEVDDKLIGRLLDAGAEAIVLPRVESAAEVARAVAAAQFPPQGRRGISGGRNTGFGALALGDYIALSNRQPRIVPMIESAAGLAALPQILAVPGLAMVLEGALDLALDLGVGPAPLHPQVWQALQRMATACATAGIPFCANPRSPEQHAHWRALGLRSFLAGEDRGLLHQALKARLQTLNPTPIT from the coding sequence ATGCTTCGCCCCTCTACCGTCTTCGCCCAGCTGGAACGCGGCGAAACGGTCTACGGCCTGCTCAACTCACTGGCCTCGCCGCTGCTCTGCGAGATGATCGGCCACGCCGGCTACGACTTCGTGATCCTCGACCTGGAGCACCTGCTGCGCGACGGCGATGAGCTGATGCACTGCCTGCGCGCCTGCGAGGCCGCCGGCCTGGCGCCCTGGGTGCGGGTGCCGGAGGTCGACGACAAGCTGATCGGCCGCCTGCTCGACGCCGGCGCCGAGGCCATAGTGCTGCCGCGCGTGGAGAGCGCCGCCGAGGTGGCCCGCGCCGTGGCCGCCGCGCAGTTCCCGCCGCAGGGCCGGCGCGGCATCAGCGGCGGGCGCAACACCGGCTTCGGCGCCCTGGCCCTGGGCGACTACATCGCCCTGAGCAACCGCCAGCCGCGCATCGTGCCGATGATCGAAAGCGCCGCCGGCCTGGCGGCGCTGCCGCAGATCCTCGCCGTGCCGGGGCTGGCCATGGTGCTCGAGGGCGCCCTGGACCTGGCCCTGGACCTGGGCGTCGGCCCCGCGCCGCTGCACCCGCAGGTCTGGCAGGCCCTGCAGCGAATGGCCACGGCCTGCGCCACCGCCGGCATCCCCTTCTGCGCCAACCCGCGCAGCCCCGAGCAACACGCGCACTGGCGCGCCCTGGGCCTGCGCAGCTTTCTCGCCGGCGAAGACCGCGGCCTGCTGCACCAGGCCCTGAAGGCCCGCCTGCAGACCCTCAACCCCACTCCTATAACCTGA